The sequence TTCATTTCACTCCCAAAGATCATTCAGATGCTGTCGGCTTTGAAACCAGCACGATTACCTTGAACTGATCCAGAAAATGCGATTTCTTGTTTTCCTTGAGGATTTTAAGGGCATCAAGGTCGGAAACCACCAAATCTGTCTTTACGACTCCGGATGAAGACTTGGCCTTGATGAACAGCGGATTGAGCCCGATCCGTTTGGCATCGTATTTTTTCGCTTCATCCAGTGTCGGAGCATAGAAAAACACGCCGGCTTCCAGAGCTTTGTCCAGATTGTCGAAAATCGTTCCATAGACCTCGTAACCTTTTTCGCTCAAGATTTTCGGACTCTCGCTCCGCTCCAGTTCGAGCTGCTGGGCATCAATCACCAGAGAAGTATATGGCTTCTCGTCGGCAGCCAGCAGAGAGTAGCAGAACGGCAGCAGGAAAAGGAGAGATAGTGCTTTTTTCATGACACCTCCAGCTTTCGGAGCACTCGATAAACTATCGGTTGATCGAAGATCAAATTTTAGCCGGACCGGTGATCATTTCCTGGCCAGGCACAGGTAACCGGCGATGGCAGCGCATAGTACCAGCAGATAGTATCCGTACCAGCGGAACTTCCTTTTTTTGAGTGAAAACTTTAGAAATCGCAGAGCAAAGAGGCCGCTGATACATGCTACCGCTGCTCCAAATAGATACGACAGCCTGAACGACCCGGCTTTCAGGGCGTGATGCCCTTCAAGGATCACAGCGCCCATTACGGCAGGCATGGAAATCAGGAATGAATATTTGAAGGCTGTCTCGAGGGAATACCGCCTGACCAGCAGATATGCGATCGTCGAACCTGAGCGTGAAATCCCCGGCAGGACTGACACACCCTGCACACAGCCTACCAGCAGAGCATCCAGAAAACTAACTTCTTCCCGAACTCTCCCCCGCAGCGACATCCTCTCGGAAATGATCAGCAGCAGCCCTGTGATAAGAAAACCGCAATCCAGAAAGAAAAGGCTGCCGGAATTGGCCTCGAAAACCGGTTTAAGCGTGAATCCGATTACAGCGGTCGGAATACTGGAGAGGATAATTTTCTGGATCAGTTTTCCATCGGCTGATTTCATCGTAGCGCTGAAAGCCGTGAAAAAACCCAAAAATTCCCGGATCAGCCGCAGCACTGTCTCACGGAAATAAACAATCGTCGCACAGAGGGTCCCGAAATGGAGAGTGACGTCCAGGAGCAACGGCGATTCACCCGGCCAGCCTAAAAAATACTGTAAAAGGAGCAGATGGCTTTTAGAGGAAATCGGCAGGAATTCAGCCAAACCTTGAATTGTGCCCAGCAAAAAAAGGTAAAGATTGTCCATTTTATTGCTGGGCTCCCGCTTTTTTCAGCATTTCCCTGACAAAGTCACTGGATGCCACGCTCAGTGCAGTCCGGCCTTTTTTATCCTTGAGATTCACATCCGCGTTTGCCGAGAGGAGAAACTTGAGAATATCGACAACACCAAGTTTGCTGGCGATCATTAGGATGCTGATGCCGTTCTTATCCTGGAAATTGATGTTTCCCTTGTTGGATGCCAGAAATCTCACCATTTCCGTCTGTCCCTTGAGCGTGGCATAGACCATTGGTGTGTACCCTTTCTGATCCACATAATTAACATCTGCCTGACGGTCCAGCATGATTTTGGCGGCCTGTGTCCAGCCAAGTTCAGAAAAAGTAACCAGGCTTTCCTGGACGTCAGAGATATAGCATTTTTTTTCCAGAAGCATCACCGCCACCTCTTCACTGTCGGGACGGGATATGCATAAGTCCATCAGGGTCTTCTTGTCTTTGCTCTCTGTGAGGATGTCAGCTTTGTAGCCAAGCACGAATTTCAAAAGCTTCGGGTTGTTGTCTGTAACGGCAAACAGCAGCATTTGATTCTTGTCGGTTTTATTCTCTATCAGGATTTTAGCCATATCCAAGTCCATGCGGTCAAAAACAATCGCAAGCAAGGGGCGGCCCTGGAAACTGAGATTCGGGTTTATGCCTGCCTGGATCAGAAGCCTGACGGCTTCGAGGTCATTCTTGAGCACTTTTTCGATGAAGTTGTCTGCGCTGAAATTGATTCCCCGCTCATCCAGGGCTTTTCTGGCCTGTTCGGACGTCAGAATCGGCACCTTACGTTCAATCGAAGTGATGATAGCGATGACCAGGATAATCAAGAAAAAACCAATTACATATTTCATGTGCGAGGTTTAAACCTTATGGTAAAAAGTGCGGGGCACGAAGACCGAGGTACGGGTATCAACCCCGTACCCCGGATCTCGAACCATCAAATCTTATGCGTTTTCCATCGTCCTGTCTGAATTCTTCTCGCAGAACTCGGACATGAATTTTGCAAGAGCCTGGACGCCTTCCATCGGCATTGCATTGTAAGTGGAAGCCCTGATTCCGCCGACTGTCCTGTATCCCTTGACTCCAATGATTCCGGCTTTTTTGGCTTCTTCGATAAACTTGTCGTCCAGTTCGGTGGACGGCAGCCGGTAATTGATGTTCATCAGGGAGCGGTCCTGCTTGCTGGTGACATAGGCTTTGTAAAATCCTTTGGAATTATCGATCGCATCATAGATCAAACCGGCTTTCTTCAGATTGATCTCTTCCATCTTCTTCAAGCCGCCAAGCGCTTCGATCCATTTGAATACCAGGCCGCAGATATAGATAGAGTAACAGGGAGGTGTATTGTACATGGATTCCTTATCCACATGGATCTTGTATTTTAGAAGCGTAGGCAGATTTTTACTGGCGTTTTTTTCAGCCAGGTCCTTCCGGATGATCACAATGGCCACACCTGCGGGTCCGGCATTTTTCTGAGCGCCGGCGTAAATTATGCCGTGCTTGCTTACATCCACAGGCCTTGAGAGAAAATCGGAGCTCATGTCGCAGACTACCAGCTTATTTCCAAAATCGGGAAGCGGCCTGAACTCAGTGCCGTAGATGGTGTTGTTGGATGTATAGTGGACATAGGCCGCTTTATCGGATAATTTCCAGGTCTTGCGCTCAGGCAGGGATGTAAAATTAAGATTCTCTGTGGAAGCGGCGATATTGGCCTTCTTCCCGACCTTGACGGCTTCTTCGTATGCTTTCTTGGCCCACTCGCCGGTCACGATGTAATCTGCCTCGTCATTCTCTCCGAGAAGATTGAGCGGTACCATGGCGAACTGGAGCGTAGCTCCACCGTGTAAAAAGAGCACCTTGTGGGTGTCAGGGATATTGAGGATCTTGATCAGGGTGCTTTCAGCTCCCTTGATGATCGACTCGTAATCCTTTGATCTGTGGGACATCTCCATTACTGAAAGCCCTTTACCTTTCCAGTCTATCATATCTTTCTGAGCTTCTTCCAGGACTGGGAGTGGAAGGGTTGCCGGTCCGGCTGAAAAATTGAACACTCTCTTGGCCATGATGCCTCCTTATGCCAACAGTTCCCTATATTTTACCCTGATGCTGATCATCTGTAAAGACGATTCAGGTGCCGGAATCGCTCAGGATTCTTTTTTTAACCCCTGTTGTGCTAAAATGATAACGGACAAACGGAAAAGCTTGTTTGCCGCACTATTCAGATATAGATAATGATGGAGGAGGAAATTATGCATGCGAATAGACTTCTGTTGTTGTTTCTGACGCTTTCAGCTCTGATGCTGACCGGGTGTGCTGTGGTGGATTTTTTCAAAGGTCTGCTGGGTATGCAGAATGACGCGCCCCAGGTTGTCCAAAGAAAAATTATTCCCAAAGCACAAACTGTAGAAGTCAAGGCTGAACAGGATCCGGACGAACTGGCCAAACCCCTGCTCGATGCTGCCAAAAAGGGGGACATTCCAAATATCAGGGGATTGATGGCCAAAGGGACAAGCATCAAACTCAAGACCAAGGACGGCTATACTGCACTGATGTATGCTGCTGCAGCCAATCAGCTGGATACAGTGAACTTCCTGCTGGATGAAGGCGCAGAGATCAATGAGAAAGACGGGAAGAACGGTTCCACTGCTCTGATTTATGCCACAGCTTCCGGCCACAAAGAAACCGTTAAAACCTTACTGACGCGTGGCGCAGACAGCAGCATCGCCAACAGTGCCGGCAAGACAGCCCTCCAGATCGCCCTTGACAAGAAAAATGAAGAAGTAGTGAGGCTGCTGGATAAAGAGGGGAAATTCTGGCATGATGAATTCAAGGGCAAGATTTCCTATGTAGGACAGGCCTTCCTCGGCGAGAAAGGTCAGGAAGAGAATCAGAATTACTGGCGGGATGAACTGTTCCAGGCCAAGGGAGACGGCAGCGCTCCGGCCAGGCTGACTTTTTTCAACGAGGTCTCTTATACCGAACTGCACGGACCCTCCTATTCCCCGGACGGCAGTAAGCTGATCTTCTCCGCAGGCCAGAACAGCCAGCAGACAGACCTGTATGTACTCGAATTCGGCACTGAAGCTCCCAAGAAGATCACTGACAACCTGCTCTCAAACAGTTACGGCGGATTCTCACCGGACGGCAAGAGCATCGTCTTTTCCGCAGAGCGGGACCAGCAGTTCAACTTCGACGTCTATTCAGCCGACACTGATGGGGAAAACGTCACCCGCCTGACAGACATCATGGCCTGGGACGGGCAGCCCAGCTTCACACCTGACGGCAAGAAAATCCTCTTCATCTCCATCCGCGACACCCTCAATAAAATGTTTCTGATGGACATTGACGGCAAGAATCCTGTCAAACTCACCTGCGATACCCGGGAAGAAACCGAATGCGCCATGTCTCCTGACGGCAAGTCCGTTGTTTTCACAAGCAAAGTCGACGATGCGAGTCTTTCAGAAATATTCATGGTCGGCTCAGACGGCACGAACGAAGTACAGCTTACTGACATGAAGGGAACTGATGAACGCTACCCCTGTTTTTCACCGGATGGGAAACAGGTCGCCTTTGTTTCTTATAACCCCGCGAATGCCAAACTCAAGACCGGCAGCCTGATTATCATGGACCTTGACACGAAAAAGCAGACCAAAGTTACGGACAGGGTAAAAGTGGAGAAGATTTCCTGGATTAAATAACAATCTGGAGTAGACCTTGGAAGAAGGAGTCAGAAAGTATTTCATTTTACTCTGCCTGGTACCGGTACTTGTCTGGGCCTTCTTCAAATACGGCGATTTTTTCGGAGACAAGAAACCGCCCCCAAAAGGAGTGCAGTTCTCGCAGGACATCGATAAACCTGTCCGGGCTTATGTCCGCAGAAATGAGAATGACCCTGTCCGTTATTATTATCCGATCGAACGCAAGGAACTGGTCGGAATAAAACAAATGCAGCTGCCGAGACTGCTCGCTGTAACTGTAAACGGCATGGAAGCCTTTCCTGACCTTGAAAAGCTTGATCTGTCGGACAACAGCATCCTGGACATCAAAAACCTGTCCACCTGCCCGGTGCTCCAGGAATTGCTGCTGGACAAGAATAAACTCGTAGACATCACTCCCCTGGGTAACATTTCCACACTGAAAACCCTGACTCTCACTCAGAATAAAATCACCGACATCTCGGGCCTAGCCAGGCTTTCCAACGAACATCTGAAAGAAATTCCTCCCTGCCTGGAAATACTCAAACTGGACGACAATGCGGTCAGCGACCTCTCTCCCATTGCCAAGCTCACTACTCTGAAAGTACTGGAAATCTGCAACAATCAGGTTACTGATATCACTCCCCTTGCCAAGCTTGTCAACCTGCAGATACTCAAGCTATCCGGCAATCAGATCCGCGACATCTCTGCGATTCAACAGATGCCGAAACTGATCTGGCTGAGTCTGGAAAACAACAAAATCACGGATATTACGCCGATCGCCAGGAACACTGCTTTAGGTAAGAGCACTGAAATTTATCTGCAGGGGAACCCGATCGACATCCCGAGCCAGAAAGAGAATTTCCTGGCCATTAAAGGACGCGGCAGCAAGGTTACATTCTTCAAGAAATGACTGTTAGAATGTAAACTGTTTTTCATGTAATCGCTCGGGCACTGCAGGATGTTGGTAAGTTAGTAAGTTGGTAGGTTTGTATGTTGGAGAACTTTGGATAAGACATTGTTTACAGTCCACTAGTTTCTCGACTCTGAAATATGATATCCATAAGTTAGAGGTGTATCCATGGCAGAAATCAAGAAAGACCCCACTCTGATCGCAGCCTGCGGTCTTTACTGTGGCGCTTGCGGTTCATATCTGAAAGGACGCTGCATGGGCTGCCGTCTCAACGAAAAGGCTTTCTGGTGCAAGGTGCGCACATGCTGCATCAAGCTGAATTACAAATCCTGCGCCAATTGCCGGAAATTCCTCGATCCCGAGCAATGCGGCCTTTTCAGCAATTTCTTTTCCAAGCTGATTGCCATGTTCACAGGCTCCAGCCGCAGCAGCTGCATCAAACGCATCCGCGAAGTTGGAGCGGAAAAGTACGCTGAGGAAATGGCCAGCTCAGGCCGGATGTCGCTGCCAAAGCAGAAAAAATAGAAGCAACACATCCTGACTTTCAATAGAGTTCCTATAGAGAAGTAATGCAGACCGGATTAATCGACATTCTGTTTCTGGCTTTTTACTGCTGCTGCGGGGTAGTCACAACCCGGCTTCTATTCGATCATATCCCCGGATATTTTTTCCTGCTCGGTTTCCCTGTCGGGTTCTTTTTAGGGATGCTTCTATGGAGAGTCATTGTTCATTTTGTGCTGAAGAAATTCAGAAGCAAAAAGAGCTGTTAGCAATTTAATCTTAAGCTCTCGCCAGTAACTGTAGATCACCAACATATAAGGAATACCTTATCAGGCTGTTAAGAGTTCCTAACAAAATGTCATCACATTTTGCCGGGAACTCTAAAAAAGCGGCTGAATGCAAGGAGAGCGAAGACTGAGGAACGCAGCAAATAGGCACTGCTCTATCAGGCTGTTCAAAAAGGCCTGGATGCAAGGGCACTACCCGACTACCTTAAATCAGGCTGTTCAAAAACATCCAGATGCTAGGTGCACGAGTCCGCGCAAAACGAGGCGTACTTAATCGTACGCTGAGTTGCGCAGGATGAGTGCAACGACGCAGATGGGTGTTTTTCAACAGCCTGGGAAGGAAGTGGTAGGCCACGAGTTCCTTAATTCTAACTTTATTCTGGTGGAGTTGGACAACCTCAGGAAATTCAAGGATTACATGGAAAGCAAGGGCTACAAGTACTGATCTATCGATATTGATCTTAAATGGCTGAGTGATAAGGAATATGCATAGCTCTCTGTATTCTAAATAAGAATATACCAGTTGTAATGACAGTGTTGATGATAGCTCTGTATTGATAATAACCAAAAATGTATACAGCGGGAGAGGGTAATAACTTGATGACTGGTGTTTGTTTAGGTATAAATAGCAACGGAGGTGTCTGTTGACTCTTGATAAAAGAACAACTGTATGATTTCCATGGTACTTATTAAACTAACATTGACTCTGTCTGCACGATTCAATCTGATCATAATTTAATCAACCTCCGAAACTTTATCTTCTCCATGTATTAACTGTTTCTTACTGCAGCTTCTGTTCTCCCAAAGATTGAAGTTGGACAGTATACTTTCCGATTCAACAATTGAATACCCTCAGGAAAAATTGACCTGACAAGTGATATCACTATCTTCGTTTTTCCGCTCTCTCTGATTT is a genomic window of Candidatus Wallbacteria bacterium containing:
- a CDS encoding ankyrin repeat domain-containing protein; translated protein: MKYVIGFFLIILVIAIITSIERKVPILTSEQARKALDERGINFSADNFIEKVLKNDLEAVRLLIQAGINPNLSFQGRPLLAIVFDRMDLDMAKILIENKTDKNQMLLFAVTDNNPKLLKFVLGYKADILTESKDKKTLMDLCISRPDSEEVAVMLLEKKCYISDVQESLVTFSELGWTQAAKIMLDRQADVNYVDQKGYTPMVYATLKGQTEMVRFLASNKGNINFQDKNGISILMIASKLGVVDILKFLLSANADVNLKDKKGRTALSVASSDFVREMLKKAGAQQ
- the serC gene encoding phosphoserine transaminase — its product is MAKRVFNFSAGPATLPLPVLEEAQKDMIDWKGKGLSVMEMSHRSKDYESIIKGAESTLIKILNIPDTHKVLFLHGGATLQFAMVPLNLLGENDEADYIVTGEWAKKAYEEAVKVGKKANIAASTENLNFTSLPERKTWKLSDKAAYVHYTSNNTIYGTEFRPLPDFGNKLVVCDMSSDFLSRPVDVSKHGIIYAGAQKNAGPAGVAIVIIRKDLAEKNASKNLPTLLKYKIHVDKESMYNTPPCYSIYICGLVFKWIEALGGLKKMEEINLKKAGLIYDAIDNSKGFYKAYVTSKQDRSLMNINYRLPSTELDDKFIEEAKKAGIIGVKGYRTVGGIRASTYNAMPMEGVQALAKFMSEFCEKNSDRTMENA
- a CDS encoding ankyrin repeat domain-containing protein, whose amino-acid sequence is MHANRLLLLFLTLSALMLTGCAVVDFFKGLLGMQNDAPQVVQRKIIPKAQTVEVKAEQDPDELAKPLLDAAKKGDIPNIRGLMAKGTSIKLKTKDGYTALMYAAAANQLDTVNFLLDEGAEINEKDGKNGSTALIYATASGHKETVKTLLTRGADSSIANSAGKTALQIALDKKNEEVVRLLDKEGKFWHDEFKGKISYVGQAFLGEKGQEENQNYWRDELFQAKGDGSAPARLTFFNEVSYTELHGPSYSPDGSKLIFSAGQNSQQTDLYVLEFGTEAPKKITDNLLSNSYGGFSPDGKSIVFSAERDQQFNFDVYSADTDGENVTRLTDIMAWDGQPSFTPDGKKILFISIRDTLNKMFLMDIDGKNPVKLTCDTREETECAMSPDGKSVVFTSKVDDASLSEIFMVGSDGTNEVQLTDMKGTDERYPCFSPDGKQVAFVSYNPANAKLKTGSLIIMDLDTKKQTKVTDRVKVEKISWIK
- a CDS encoding undecaprenyl-diphosphate phosphatase translates to MDNLYLFLLGTIQGLAEFLPISSKSHLLLLQYFLGWPGESPLLLDVTLHFGTLCATIVYFRETVLRLIREFLGFFTAFSATMKSADGKLIQKIILSSIPTAVIGFTLKPVFEANSGSLFFLDCGFLITGLLLIISERMSLRGRVREEVSFLDALLVGCVQGVSVLPGISRSGSTIAYLLVRRYSLETAFKYSFLISMPAVMGAVILEGHHALKAGSFRLSYLFGAAVACISGLFALRFLKFSLKKRKFRWYGYYLLVLCAAIAGYLCLARK
- a CDS encoding DUF3795 domain-containing protein, with the protein product MAEIKKDPTLIAACGLYCGACGSYLKGRCMGCRLNEKAFWCKVRTCCIKLNYKSCANCRKFLDPEQCGLFSNFFSKLIAMFTGSSRSSCIKRIREVGAEKYAEEMASSGRMSLPKQKK
- a CDS encoding leucine-rich repeat domain-containing protein, with product MEEGVRKYFILLCLVPVLVWAFFKYGDFFGDKKPPPKGVQFSQDIDKPVRAYVRRNENDPVRYYYPIERKELVGIKQMQLPRLLAVTVNGMEAFPDLEKLDLSDNSILDIKNLSTCPVLQELLLDKNKLVDITPLGNISTLKTLTLTQNKITDISGLARLSNEHLKEIPPCLEILKLDDNAVSDLSPIAKLTTLKVLEICNNQVTDITPLAKLVNLQILKLSGNQIRDISAIQQMPKLIWLSLENNKITDITPIARNTALGKSTEIYLQGNPIDIPSQKENFLAIKGRGSKVTFFKK